From one Dermacentor variabilis isolate Ectoservices chromosome 3, ASM5094787v1, whole genome shotgun sequence genomic stretch:
- the LOC142574798 gene encoding uncharacterized protein LOC142574798: MGSQGAVVAANSGRGDRIDGMDTEGYEVVLHTLPSGRSVLNTLFLHADVRSRPYRVEHFRDTLARLGLLPEVVALGAYQMSHVWAVTLKSTEGMKKALACGEMKVKGQRCLVIDPANQDVRLKLHWLLFNVADDDVRVALAPFGKVTEVSKEKWRVQGIQDKGSTTRLVRLKLHNGIKVDDLPHQLRVAGDMALLVAPGRAPLCLRCHSKGHIRRECRVPRCTHCRHFRHEESQCVKTYASVAGPVGGEDTAELVMDEAHAEEAASEALSKLEELDAATPTPPDMPQNASVNKESRKLTDAAGDATGVVKEQDASTPSKSPEEPALMEVSEGTSGASVSKRGHDATLDEHEALAARISEGPPPKAAIIRRSTLRPRPSIPPDRRAAETPPT; encoded by the coding sequence ATGGGCTCCCAAGGAGCGGTGGTTGCGGCGAACAGCGGCCGCGGTGACAGGATCGACGGAATGGATACCGAGGGATACGAAGTGGTTTTGCATACTCTGCCATCAGGTCGTAGTGTTTTGAATACTTTATTTTTGCACGCGGATGTCCGGTCGAGGCCATACCGAGTCGAACATTTCCGGGACACGTTGGCGCGTCTTGGTTTGCTCCCCGAAGTAGTAGCGTTGGGGGCATATCAGATGAGCCACGTATGGGCTGTGACTTTGAAGAGCACGGAAGGGATGAAGAAAGCTTTGGCATGCGGCGAAATGAAGGTGAAGGGCCAACGTTGTTTGGTTATTGATCCGGCAAACCAGGACGTGCGTCTGAAGCTTCATTGGCTTCTTTTCAATGTGGCTGACGATGATGTGCGTGTAGCGCTTGCTCCGTTCGGAAAGGTGACCGAGGTCTCGAAGGAAAAGTGGAGAGTTCAAGGTATCCAAGACAAGGGGTCGACGACACGCCTCGTGCGCCTCAAGCTCCATAACGGCATTAAGGTTGATGACCTTCCACACCAGCTTCGCGTAGCCGGTGACATGGCCCTTCTAGTCGCGCCCGGAAGAGCGCCACTGTGCCTGCGGTGTCACAGTAAGGGCCATATCAGACGAGAATGCCGAGTTCCTCGCTGCACGCACTGCCGTCATTTTCGACACGAGGAATCTCAGTGCGTGAAGACGTACGCAAGTGTTGCGGGGCCGGTTGGTGGAGaagacactgcggaactcgtcaTGGACGAGGCTCACGCTGAAGAAGCCGCTAGCGAAGCATTGTCGAAGCTCGAGGAACTTGATGCGGCAACGCCAACCCCGCCCGACATGCCCCAAAACGCAAGTGTTAACAAGGAAAGCCGAAAGCTGACCGACGCAGCTGGCGACGCCACCGGCGTCGTGAAAGAACAGGATGCCTCAACGCCGTCGAAGTCACCTGAGGAGCCAGCACTCATGGAAGTAAGCGAGGGAACAAGCGGAGCCTCAGTTTCCAAGCGCGGCCACGACGCTACGCTGGACGAGCATGAGGCCCTGGCTGCAAGGATCTCGGAAGGACCGCCGCCAAAGGCGGCGATCATTCGGCGGTCAACGCTGAGGCCGCGTCCGAGCATACCTCCGGACCGGAGGGCGGCGGAGACGCCGCCGACGTAG
- the LOC142574799 gene encoding uncharacterized protein LOC142574799, whose translation MFARATVCNLFAVAKIAYVLQALCMSRANIQRLHRVLAVFVWGSSWERTSRTNLFRSVKNGGLGLAHLFIRQIVSRFLFLRDQNDPFLVTMFQTRLSEAIPEFIVSSRRYSQGRARGFLKEVVLAFQLLKVRFSMEYLSRVPRKRLYKDLVDTMLPVPLYRSMFCIGLEKDVLKRVKRMPVRPSVKSFFFHLHTNTLPVKPWLDEKGLSVPWSVNCLLCRKPETVEHIFLDCWDAVFHWDILQRTLKKDLPITPYGIRFLPILNEDKVPYDMFMLVSLHSLWKTRMAVRHADVSAQPVREYFIESICNIKEMYNLQKEKPTWLCVMTELANFKRF comes from the coding sequence ATGTTTGCTCGTGCGACAGTGTGCAACCTGTTTGCCGTCGCTAAAATTGCTTACGTGCTCCAAGCGTTGTGCATGTCAAGGGCTAACATACAACGTTTACACAGAGTGCTCGCAGTGTTTGTGTGGGGTTCAAGCTGGGAGCGCACCAGTCGCACTAATCTCTTTCGTTCGGTTAAAAATGGAGGATTAGGTCTGGCACATTTGTTCATTAGGCAGATTGTGTCGAGGTTTCTTTTCTTGCGGgaccaaaatgacccatttttagtaactatgtttcaaacaaggctgagcgaaGCTATACCTGAGTTTATTGTATCGTCACGTCGGTACAGTCAAGGCAGAGCGCGTGGTTTCCTAAAAGAGGTAGTCTTGGCTTTTCAGCTGTTAAAGgttcggttttccatggaatacttaagcagggtaccacgaaagcgcttatataaggacctggtagacacaatgttgccggtgccattgtatcgctcgatgttctgcattggacTTGAAAAGGATGTACTAAAAAGAGTAAAACGAATGCCAGTACGCCCGTCGGTAAAGTCCTTCTTTTTCCATCTCCACACCAATACTTTACCTGTGAAACCGTGGCTAGATGAAAAAGGCCTTTCCGTGCCTTGGAGCgtcaactgtttactatgccggaaacccgaaacagtagaacacatttttcttgactgctgggatgctgtgttccattgggacatcttacagagaacactaaagaaggacttgccgattACACCATATGGGATTCGTTTCTTGCCTATTCTAAATGAAGACAAAGTACCCTACGACATGTTCATGCTCGTGTCTTTACATAGCttatggaaaactagaatggcCGTGAGACATGCCGATGTCAGTGCCCAGCCTGTtagagaatacttcattgaaagcatttgtaacattaaggaaatgtataatttacaaaaagaaaaaccaacatggctctgtgtgatgactgagctagcgaatttcaagcgtttttag